The Fulvivirga ligni genome window below encodes:
- the ade gene encoding adenine deaminase gives MHKIEGKIVDVVNRRIFEGSISIESGKITEVNEHPVSDARFILPGLVDAHIHIESSMLVPSEFAKLAVVHGTIATVSDPHEIANVLGVAGVEFMIQDGQQVPLKFNFGAPSCVPATPFETAGAEINADDIVYLLKKPEIKYLAEMMNWPGVLNRDPLVMTKINIAKELGKPIDGHAPGLKGYNAKNYIDADISTDHECFTIEEALDKLKYGMKILIREGSAAKNFEALIPLMKDHAAQLMFCSDDKHPDNLIEGHINQLVNRALAYDHDLFDVLTAASVNPVKHYNLEMGLLQPGDAADFLVADSIEPLSIVETWIDGEKVAENGKALFDAVSPEPINAFKATAKNLEEFKLDVTGAEVRVIEALDGQLVTTEKWVDSALINNPTQSSTEADVLKFVVVNRYQDVTPALAYIANFGLKEGAIASSVGHDSHNILAVGVDDESIQRVVNLLVENQGGVAAVGKGKEMVLPLPVAGLMSLEDGVKVGKKYEAIDAYAKELGSPLTSPFMSLSFMALLVIPSLKLSDKGLFNGDQFEFVSLFR, from the coding sequence ATGCATAAAATTGAAGGCAAGATAGTAGATGTAGTCAATAGAAGAATCTTTGAAGGCAGCATCTCTATTGAATCAGGTAAAATTACAGAGGTAAATGAGCATCCTGTAAGTGACGCTCGTTTCATTCTTCCTGGCCTTGTAGATGCTCATATTCATATTGAGAGCTCTATGTTGGTGCCTTCAGAGTTTGCTAAGCTGGCCGTAGTTCACGGTACCATTGCCACAGTATCTGATCCTCACGAAATTGCCAATGTTTTAGGCGTTGCTGGTGTTGAATTTATGATTCAGGACGGCCAACAAGTGCCCTTGAAATTTAATTTTGGAGCCCCATCTTGCGTGCCTGCCACCCCTTTTGAGACTGCTGGCGCAGAGATCAATGCTGACGACATTGTCTATTTGTTAAAGAAACCAGAAATTAAATATCTGGCCGAAATGATGAATTGGCCGGGCGTACTTAATAGAGATCCTTTGGTAATGACTAAGATTAATATAGCCAAAGAGCTGGGCAAGCCTATAGATGGTCATGCTCCCGGATTAAAAGGGTATAATGCTAAAAACTATATAGACGCTGATATTTCTACTGACCATGAGTGCTTTACCATAGAGGAAGCGCTGGATAAGTTAAAATATGGAATGAAAATACTGATCAGAGAGGGGAGTGCTGCCAAGAATTTCGAAGCACTTATTCCTTTAATGAAAGATCACGCTGCTCAGCTGATGTTTTGTTCTGATGATAAGCACCCCGATAATTTAATAGAAGGCCATATCAATCAATTGGTGAACAGAGCCTTGGCTTATGATCATGATTTGTTTGATGTGCTCACCGCAGCCTCCGTTAACCCTGTAAAACATTATAATCTTGAAATGGGCTTGTTGCAGCCAGGTGATGCCGCTGATTTTTTAGTGGCGGATAGTATTGAGCCTTTGAGCATAGTAGAAACCTGGATAGATGGTGAAAAAGTGGCCGAAAATGGAAAGGCTTTATTTGATGCTGTTTCGCCCGAACCTATTAATGCTTTTAAGGCTACAGCTAAGAACCTAGAGGAATTTAAGCTTGATGTAACAGGTGCTGAAGTTAGGGTAATAGAAGCACTCGATGGACAGTTGGTAACAACTGAAAAATGGGTTGATTCAGCCCTAATAAATAATCCAACTCAATCTTCTACGGAAGCAGATGTGTTGAAGTTTGTGGTGGTTAACCGTTATCAGGATGTAACGCCGGCCTTAGCTTATATCGCTAATTTTGGATTGAAAGAAGGGGCCATAGCCTCATCTGTCGGTCACGATAGTCATAATATTTTGGCGGTTGGTGTAGATGATGAAAGTATTCAGCGGGTAGTCAATTTGCTTGTTGAAAATCAAGGTGGGGTAGCAGCTGTCGGGAAAGGTAAAGAAATGGTTTTGCCATTGCCTGTAGCTGGTCTTATGTCACTTGAAGATGGAGTGAAAGTGGGAAAGAAATATGAGGCCATTGATGCCTATGCTAAAGAATTGGGATCTCCATTAACCTCGCCTTTTATGAGTTTGTCATTTATGGCGCTCCTTGTGATTCCTTCTCTGAAGTTAAGCGACAAAGGGTTGTTTAATGGAGATCAATTCGAATTTGTATCACTTTTTAGGTAA